Sequence from the Candidatus Binatia bacterium genome:
ATTCACATCCTCAATCCAAAGCCGAAGACGCCCGTAGGTGCGTGACGCTGAAACCAGCGCGACTGCTCGACTTGGGTTTGCGCCCCTATCGCGAGGTCTGGGAGTTGCAGCACCGCGTGCACGAAGCCGTGCGCCTCGGGCACGAACCGGACACGTGGATCGCCGTCGAGCATCCGCCGGTCGTAACGATGGGCCGTCAGGCGAAAGACGAGAACGTCCGCTTATCGCGGGATGAACTCGAGCGGCTCGGCGTCGATCTCGTCGCGATCGAGCGGGGCGGCGACGTCACCTATCACGGACCCGGGCAACTCGTCGTCTATCCGATCCTGCGGCTCGAGCGCTTTCGCGCGGTCGTTCCGCTCGTGCGCGCGCTCGAAGGCGCGGTCATCGAGACCTGCGCGCGCTTCGGCGTCGCCACGGAGCGTTGGGACGCGCACGCCGGCGTCTGGGCGGGGCGCAACCAGATCTGCGCGATCGGACTTGCAATTCGAAAGATGGCATCGCTGCACGGGATCGCGCTCAACGTCTGCACGAACCTCGATTACGATCGCTTGATCGCGCCGTGCGGCCTCGCCGATCGCGGGATCACGTCGCTGAGCGCGGAGACGGGGCGCGCGATTACCGTCGCCGAGGCGAAGCGCGCGCTCGTCGAGGAGCTGGCGCGAAGCTTCGACGTCGCGTTCGAAGAGACGCGGCTGGTGGCGTGATGATCGAAGTTGATTTGATTGCGCGACCCTTCGACACGCCCGCTACGCGGGCTACTCAGGGTGACACTGGGGGGAGAAAGCCGCCGTGGCTGCGCGTCTCGCTGCCGAGCGGCGACGAGTACGAACGCGTGAAGGCCGAGGTCAACGCGTTGGGGCTCCACACCGTCTGCAGAGAGGCGGCCTGCCCGAATCTCGCCGAGTGCTGGGGTCTGGGCACGGCGACGATCATGATTCTCGGCGACCTCTGCACGCGCGGCTGCCGCTTCTGCAACGTCAAGACCGGCAATCCGCGCGGCGAGATAGATTGGCTCGAGCCGCAGCGCGTGGCGGAAGCCGTGCGCGAGCTCGGCTGGAAGTATCTCGTTCTCACGGCGGTGGATCGCGACGATCTGCCCGACGGCGGCGCCCTGATCTTTGCGAATACCGTGCGCGCGATTCGCGAGCGCGCGCCCGGAGCGCGCGTCGAGATCCTCAGCGGCGATTATCGCGGCGATCTCCGCGCCGTGGACATCGTCGTGGACGCCAAGCCCGACGTCTTCGCGCACAATTTGGAGACCGTGCGGCGCCTGACGCCCTCCGTGCGCGACAAGCGCGCGAAGTACGACCAATCGCTGGCGGTGCTCGCGCACGCGAAGCGGCGCGCCCCGCAGCGTTACACGAAGACCTCGATCATGCTCGGGCTCGGCGAGACGCAGGACGAGATCGAGAGCGCGATGGACGATGCGCGCGCCGTCGGCGTGGACATCTTCACGATGGGGCAGTACCTGCAGCCGAGCAAGAAGCATCTGCCGGTCGTCGAGTTCCTCAGCCCGGGCGAGTTCGAGCGTCTCGGCGCGATCGCGAAGCGCAGGGGCTTCCACCAGGTCGTCTCGAGCCCGCTCTCGCGCAGCTCCTACCACGCGGAGCAGGCGTTTTAATCTCTTCGCCGCGCCGAAAATCGGCGCAACCGCCGGTACCGGGTCCTTGTTGGTAGGGCTAACGTGACGAAGGTATTCCTCACCAGGCCCGTCCTCGCGGCGGTCTGCTCCCTGCTTATCCTCATCTCGGGCCTCGTCGTGCTGCCGGCGATGGCGGTCTCGCAGTATCCGCAGATCGCGCCGCCGGTCGTCACGATCACCGCCGTCTACACGGGCGCCAGCCCGCAGGCGGTCGAGGCTCAGGTGACGACGCCGCTCGAACAGGCGGTCAACACCGTTCAGGGGCTGCGTTATCTCAGCTCGACGAGCGCCCAGGGGCTCTCGACGATCACCTGCACGTTCAATCTCGGGGTCAATCTCGACATCGCGGCCGCCGACGTGCAGAACTCCGTTCAATCCTCGCTCGGTCAGCTTCCGGCGACGGTCCAACAGGTCGGCATTCAGGTCGCGAAAAGCTCGAACAACTGGGTGCTCGGCGTCTCGCTGACCTCCGATCGCAAGAGCCTCGACACGCTGACGATGAGCAACTACGCGCAGCTCAACGTCAGCAACAACCTCAGCCGCGTCCCCGGCGTCTCGCAGGTCATCATCTTCGGCCAGCGCCAGTACGCGATGCGCGTCTGGCTCAATCCGATCAAGCTGCAGCAGCAGGGCCTCGACGCTACCGACGTCGTCACCGCGCTGCAGGAGCAGAACGCGGCCGTCGCGGCCGGAAGCATCGGCGCGCCGCCGTCGCCGAAGAATCAGCCCTACACCTATACGGTCAACGCGCTGACGCAGCTCTCGGATCCGAAAGAGTTCGCGAATATCATCCTGCGGGCGAATCCGAACGGTGGGTACGTCAAGCTCGGCGACGTCGCGCGAATCGAGCTCGGCGCCCAGAGCTACACGACCGACCTGCGCTTCGACGGAAGCGATCGCGTCGTCGGATTGGGCGTCCAGCAGTATCCCAACGCGAACGCCATCGACGTCGCGCGGCGCGTCGTGGACGAGATGAACCAGCTCGCGCCGCAGTTCCCGACGGGCATGCATTGGACGGTCGCCTTCGACGTCACGACCTACGTCAACGAATCCATCAAGGAAGTCGTCCTAACGCTGTTGCTCTCGATCGCGCTCGTCATCGGCGTCATCTACCTCTTCTTGCAGCATCCAAAATCCACGCTCATTCCGGCGGCGACGATCCCGGTCTCGCTCATCGGCACCTTCTTCGTGATGCAGATGTTCGGCTTCACGATCAACACGATCACGCTCTTCGGCTTGACGCTGGCGACCGGTCTCGTCGTAGACGACGCCATCGTCGTGATTGAGAACATCGCCCGTCACATGGAGATGAACAAGGGCAAGCAGAGCGGCATCGCGAGCGCCGCCGAGGCGATGCGCGAGATTCAGAGCGCCGTCGTGGCGTCGTCGCTCGTGCTGCTCGCCGTCTTCATCCCCGTCGGATTCCTTCCGGGCACGACGGGGCAGATCTACAAGCAGTTCGCGCTGACGATCGCGGCTTCGATCACGATCTCGCTCTTTCAGGCGCTCACGCTCGCGCCGGTGCTCTCGGCGCGGCTGCTCTCCGGCGAGTACGAATCGAAGGCGCGCTTCTTCCGGGCTTTCAACGAGGGGTTCAAGCGCTTCCGCGACTGGTACGGTCGCGAGTTGCCGCAGATGTTCCGCAACCGCTGGCCGATCGCCGCGGTCTTCGCCGGCGCTCTGCTGCTGACGATCTTTCTCGCCGGAAAGACGCCGCAAGGCTTCCTGCCCGACGAGGATCTCGGTTACTTCATCGTTCTCGTGCAAACGCCCGAGGGAACGTCGCTCGACGGCGAGCAGCGGATCGCGAAGAAAGCAGAGGCGATCATTCGCGCGCAGCCGGAGATCAAGCATCTCTTCGATATCGGCGGCTTCGGCTTCTCGGGCTCGGCGCCGAACCGCGGCATCATGTTCGCGCTGCTCAACCCGTGGGGAGAGCGCACGACGCCGCCGTGGTGTCAACTGATCTTCCTCTTCGCCCATCCCGACGCGTGCACTCCGCACTCCGCGTTCGCGGTCGAGCAGCGCTTAAACTACGCCTTCTACACGCAGGTTCCCGAGGCGCAGATCTTCGCGTTCAATCCGCCCGCGATCAACGGGGTCGGCAACTTCGGCGGCTTCCAGTTCGAGCTCGAAGACCGGGGCAACGTCGGTCTCGACAATCTAATGAACACCGCGTATGCGATCATGGGCGCCGCGGCAAAGGATCCGCGCCTGCAGAACGTCTTCACGCAGTTCCGCATCAACTCGCCGCAGATCGAATCCACGATCGACCGGGACAAGGCGAAGTCCATCGGCGTCTCGCTGCAAGACATCTTCACGACGATGGAGGTAGACCTCGGCTCCCTCTACGTGAACAACTTCACCTATCTGAACCGATCGTGGCAGGTCGACGTGCAGGCGGACGCGCCCTACCGAAACAGCGTCGCATCGCTCGGCAACCTCTACGTGCACTCGAACTCCGCGCCCGGCACGGCGGTCGTGCCGAACGCGATCGCGACGGCGTTGCCGGGCGCCGCGGCGAGCGCCTCGACCGCGACCGGCGGCGTGATGACCCCGCTCTCGTCGCTGATGCAGATCCACATGGCGCTCGGCCCGCCGGTCATCTCGCACTACAATCTCTACCGCAACATCGAGCTGAGCGGCTCCAACTCGCCGGGCACGAGCACCGGCACCGCGATCACCGCGATGCAGCAGATCGCCTCGCAGGTGATGCCGAAGGGCGTCTCGTTCGAATGGACGGGCTTGCAGCTCGATCAGATCGCGGCCGGACCGCTGACGATCGAGATCTTCATCCTCTCGCTCGTCTTCGTCTTCTTCGTGCTCTCGGCGCAGTACGAGAGCTACATCGATCCGCTCATCGTGCTGCTCGCGGTGCCGACCGCGCTGCTCGGCGCGCTGCTCTTCATCAACCTTCGCCACCTCCCGATTCCGTTTCTCTTCGATCCGACGCTATCGCAGGACGTCTACGCGCAGGTGGGTTACGTCATGCTCATCGGCTTGGCGAGCAAGAGCGCGATTCTGATCGTCGAATTCGCAAACCAGCAGCTGCGCGACGGCGCGACGATCGTGCAGGCGGCGATGCGCGCGGCGCAGACCCGCTTGCGTCCGATCCTCATGACGTCCATCGCATTCGTGATCGCGGTCATCCCGCTCGTCTTTGCCTCGGGCGCCGGCGAAGCGGCGCGTCACTCGCTTGGCACGGTCGTCTTCGGCGGCATGCTGATGTCCACGGTGCTCAATCTCGGTATCACGCCGGTGCTCTACGTCATCATCAAGTCGTTCGAGCTGCGCGGGCAGACGCCGGGCAGCGACGGTCAAGCGCACGGAGAGATTAGCGACGAATCGCCGGCGCCGGCGAGCGTGTAGAAGGAACTCGATTCCGTTAAGGCAACCTCAGCGTAGGATGCCTGACAGAAATAATAACCGTCGTTATCGCGCAATCGCAGCCGTAACGGCGTTTTTCGTTGCAGCGTACGCGCTTCCGGCGGTTGCCGACGACGGCACCGGCGACGTCTTTCAGAAATCGATCGTTCCCGGTGCGAACGACGCGATCAAAAGCGTGATGAGTCAACCGAAGGCGCCGAAGCAAGACTCGACGGTCGCGCAAGCGCCGCCGGTGAGCCAGCCGGCGATTCGAGGACCGAAAGTCGAGCTGCCCGGCGGACGCTGGACCTACATGGTCGACTTCTCGATGGCGACGCCGTCGGGCGACATCGGCGAGTACGGGAAACAGGGATGGCTGATGGGCGGCATGGACGCATCGGTCTCGTACGGTTTCAATTGGTCGACGCGGCTTGCCGCGAGCATGTTCCAACTCCAGCACTGGCCGATGGGCTTTAACACCGGCACGACGCCCGTCTATCTCGCCGGCTTCCAGAATCCCGTCGGGTGCGCCGATCTCACGGGCGGCAACGCGTGCGGCCCGGGCGCCGGGCGCAATCTCAACGTGCGAACGAAGGATACGTTCGGCGTCTTCATGCTCGAGAAGATGTTCGTCATCAAGTCGGACAAGTTGCCCGGGCCCGTGCCGATCGTCGTCACGCCGACCTACGTCGTGCGCGGCGGGCAGATCGGCTTCACGCAGCACAACAACGACGTCGTGCCGTTCACTTACAACCTGCCCGACGGCCCGGTCGAGACGATTCCGGTGCGCACGGCGCAGTATTACGCGGTGGCGCTGACCTTCCCGTTCCTCAAGACGCCGAAGATGTTCGGCACGTTTACCATCGCGCCGCAGTGGCTCGTCCACACCGCCGGCGCGAACGTCGGGAACTCGATGCAGCTCCCGCAGGTGCTCTACCTCGAGTACACGCCGTTCCACGGAACGACGCTCTTCTTCGAGCCGCAGAGCGCGCGCGATTATCTGCCGACCGATCCATATCCCGAGCATCTCATCGCGTACTTCTTGGGCGCCTCGCAGCGCGTCTCGAAGTACGGCTTCGTCCAAGTCGTGCTCAACAGCGGCGGCCCGACGAACCTCGGACCCGACGGCGTGACCGGCATCAAATGCCTGACGGTCCAGCAGGCGATCAACAACGCCTGCGGCCTGGCGATCGGCGGTCTCAAAGCGACGCAGTTGCAACTGCAGTTCGGCATCGGTTCGCCGAGCGTCTTCCCGTTATAGCGCCGGAGGCTGGAGCATGAAACACGCACTCGTCAAGACATCGCTCGCGCTGCTCGCTCTCTGCGCGCTCGCGGCATGCGGCGGAGGCGCCGGCGGCGGCGCAAACGCGATGCTGCCGAACCACGCGGGCGTCATCAAGCCGGCGGGGAGTTCGATCCTCACGAAGATCGTCGGCGTCGGCGATAGCCTGACCGCGGGATATCAGTCAAATGGGTTTCTCGGCGAGACGGGATTCAAGAATCCCTACAATCCCGGCCACCAGGTCCCGCCCGGCCAAGCCAACGGCTGGTGGGCGCTGCTCGTCGAGCAAGCGTCGGGCGGATCGCTCGAGAGCGCGATCGACAACATGTACGACCCCTCGAAGA
This genomic interval carries:
- the lipB gene encoding lipoyl(octanoyl) transferase LipB — translated: MTLKPARLLDLGLRPYREVWELQHRVHEAVRLGHEPDTWIAVEHPPVVTMGRQAKDENVRLSRDELERLGVDLVAIERGGDVTYHGPGQLVVYPILRLERFRAVVPLVRALEGAVIETCARFGVATERWDAHAGVWAGRNQICAIGLAIRKMASLHGIALNVCTNLDYDRLIAPCGLADRGITSLSAETGRAITVAEAKRALVEELARSFDVAFEETRLVA
- the lipA gene encoding lipoyl synthase; protein product: MIEVDLIARPFDTPATRATQGDTGGRKPPWLRVSLPSGDEYERVKAEVNALGLHTVCREAACPNLAECWGLGTATIMILGDLCTRGCRFCNVKTGNPRGEIDWLEPQRVAEAVRELGWKYLVLTAVDRDDLPDGGALIFANTVRAIRERAPGARVEILSGDYRGDLRAVDIVVDAKPDVFAHNLETVRRLTPSVRDKRAKYDQSLAVLAHAKRRAPQRYTKTSIMLGLGETQDEIESAMDDARAVGVDIFTMGQYLQPSKKHLPVVEFLSPGEFERLGAIAKRRGFHQVVSSPLSRSSYHAEQAF
- a CDS encoding efflux RND transporter permease subunit; translated protein: MTKVFLTRPVLAAVCSLLILISGLVVLPAMAVSQYPQIAPPVVTITAVYTGASPQAVEAQVTTPLEQAVNTVQGLRYLSSTSAQGLSTITCTFNLGVNLDIAAADVQNSVQSSLGQLPATVQQVGIQVAKSSNNWVLGVSLTSDRKSLDTLTMSNYAQLNVSNNLSRVPGVSQVIIFGQRQYAMRVWLNPIKLQQQGLDATDVVTALQEQNAAVAAGSIGAPPSPKNQPYTYTVNALTQLSDPKEFANIILRANPNGGYVKLGDVARIELGAQSYTTDLRFDGSDRVVGLGVQQYPNANAIDVARRVVDEMNQLAPQFPTGMHWTVAFDVTTYVNESIKEVVLTLLLSIALVIGVIYLFLQHPKSTLIPAATIPVSLIGTFFVMQMFGFTINTITLFGLTLATGLVVDDAIVVIENIARHMEMNKGKQSGIASAAEAMREIQSAVVASSLVLLAVFIPVGFLPGTTGQIYKQFALTIAASITISLFQALTLAPVLSARLLSGEYESKARFFRAFNEGFKRFRDWYGRELPQMFRNRWPIAAVFAGALLLTIFLAGKTPQGFLPDEDLGYFIVLVQTPEGTSLDGEQRIAKKAEAIIRAQPEIKHLFDIGGFGFSGSAPNRGIMFALLNPWGERTTPPWCQLIFLFAHPDACTPHSAFAVEQRLNYAFYTQVPEAQIFAFNPPAINGVGNFGGFQFELEDRGNVGLDNLMNTAYAIMGAAAKDPRLQNVFTQFRINSPQIESTIDRDKAKSIGVSLQDIFTTMEVDLGSLYVNNFTYLNRSWQVDVQADAPYRNSVASLGNLYVHSNSAPGTAVVPNAIATALPGAAASASTATGGVMTPLSSLMQIHMALGPPVISHYNLYRNIELSGSNSPGTSTGTAITAMQQIASQVMPKGVSFEWTGLQLDQIAAGPLTIEIFILSLVFVFFVLSAQYESYIDPLIVLLAVPTALLGALLFINLRHLPIPFLFDPTLSQDVYAQVGYVMLIGLASKSAILIVEFANQQLRDGATIVQAAMRAAQTRLRPILMTSIAFVIAVIPLVFASGAGEAARHSLGTVVFGGMLMSTVLNLGITPVLYVIIKSFELRGQTPGSDGQAHGEISDESPAPASV